One window of Magallana gigas chromosome 2, xbMagGiga1.1, whole genome shotgun sequence genomic DNA carries:
- the LOC105326132 gene encoding glutamate receptor, which yields MARWFVYLILLTCCSFQVSATVSKKIVVFFDLNTDNELGIFRNSTLHDVDFYDLEVNFTDSLAVGKAVQEEDRKNNWLLGIIAVSRTCHLPTLQSYVDYYNLAFLFIGPTCSLKSELRSGSFHLFPMPSLVGGLVDVMFYKEWEGIYYIYDSDEGILQYEQLLHEIHSQELIFDVIVLRVSSINDCYRRLIRIYNDDPGNIRVLLNLQPEDSQSVISRLKDDPSVNNFRFHFLLSKLGIYNMNGSIHNQGINITGFRLDVDINITDSQVLMKDTFNFAREVLSGYSDLLSLSSRNDTREKRQKLKGALKEMRYSGASGPYIFDEDGIRANFTLRLIETLVTRQIAQIGKWVSYEDIGARLDMLNTSQIKVQKHPKEKTEIKVSTGQERIITTIHDKPYVFIKKKYAKEVSKMKEEGKRVCGNHYFEGFCIDLAQKVTEILNITNYTVCLVQDGQYGAIQANQTWNGMIGELMQKKADMAVAPITISSTRERVVDFTKPYMSLGISIMIKKPANEGAHIFSFMDPLSSEIWMCILFAYVGVSVVLFLVSRFSPSEWKVDEKTISNDFTISNSLWYSLGAFMQQGCDISPKAISGRIVGSVWWFFTLIIISSYTANLAAFLTVDRMNTPISSVEDLAKQTKIQYGCLKSGATYEFFKKSKFALYERMYAYMTSAENVFVKENDEGYEKVRASNGKKYAFLVESTTNEYINNQKPCNTMKVGSNLDSKGYGIATPVDSQLRDPLTLAVLQLRENGELDRLKKKWWYENSQCDPDTEKDPSQAELTLENVAGIFYILSCGLTLSVVIAAIEFLYKSVVDSKKAKTSFGSMVRCKARLSFRGSLDDSSIPNTPQKKQTATYTYTGPVQVPEYEPYPDNNTHTQV from the exons ATGGCGCGCTGGTTCGTTTACCTAATTCTTTTGACGTGCTGTTCTTTTCAGGTTTCCGCGACAGTGAGTAAAAAAATCG TTGTTTTCTTTGACCTAAACACCGACAACGAGCTGGGAATCTTCCGAAATAGCACTCTACACGATGTTGATTTTTACGATTTGGAAGTCAACTTTACCGACAGTCTAGCTGTAGGAAAAGCAG TTCAGGAAGAAGATCGAAAGAATAATTGGCTGCTAGGCATTATAGCGGTGAGTCGCACCTGTCACTTACCGACTCTTCAGTCGTACGTGGACTACTACAATTTAGCGTTTCTCTTCATTGGTCCTACATGCAGTCTTAAGTCTGAACTCCGCAGCGGTTCCTTCCACTTGTTTCCCATGCCTTCATTGGTGGGAGGTCTAGTAGATGTCATGTTCTACAAAGAATGGGAAGGCATTTACTACATATATGACTCTGATGAAG GGATTCTTCAGTATGAACAACTGTTGCACGAAATTCATTCTCAAGAATTAATATTTGACGTGATTGTATTGCGTGTCAGTAGTATAAACGACTGCTATAGGCGGCTGATCAGAATATATAACGACGACCCTGGAAATATCCGGGTTCTTCTGAATTTACAACCAGAGGACAGTCAATCAGTAATATCAAGATTG AAAGACGACCCCAGTGTAAATAATTTTCGCTTTCACTTTCTGCTTTCTAAATTA GGTATTTATAACATGAACGGGAGTATTCACAACCAGGGCATCAATATAACCGGCTTCAGACTAGACGTTGACATAAATATAACC GATAGCCAGGTTTTAATGAAGGACACCTTTAACTTCGCAAGAGAAGTGCTGAGTGGATACAGCGATTTATTGAGTCTTAGTAGCCGTAATGATACTCGTGAAAagagacaaaaactgaaggggGCGCTTAAAGAG ATGAGATACAGCGGAGCTAGTGGACcatatatttttgatgaagATGGAATTAGAGCAAACTTTACTTTGCGTCTAATTGAGACACTGGTTACGAGACAGATTGCACAG ATTGGGAAATGGGTATCCTACGAAGATATAGGAGCACGTCTGGACATGCTGAACACCTCCCAGATAAAGGTTCAAAAACATCCCAAAGAAAAGACAGAGATAAAAGTCTCCACAGGCCAAGAACGCATCATCACAACCATACAT GATAAACCATATGTCTTTATCAAAAAGAAATATGCCAAAGAAGTAAGTAAGATGAAAGAAGAAGGGAAAAGAGTTTGCGGAAATCATTATTTTGAGGGGTTCTGTATTGACCTGGCTCAGAAAGTGACAGAAATACTCAACATCACAAACTACACAGTATGTTTGGTACAAGACGGTCAATATGGGGCGATTCAGGCAAACCAAACGTGGAATGGGATGATTGGAGAGCTGATGCAAAAG AAAGCTGACATGGCAGTAGCACCCATAACAATATCTTCTACACGGGAAAGAGTAGTGGATTTCACTAAGCCCTATATGAGTCTGGGCATCAGCATCATGATAAAGAAACCAGCTAACGAAGGAGCTcacattttctcttttatgGACCCGCTATCCTCTGAGATCTGGATGTGTATCTTATTTGCTTATGTGGGAGTGAGTGTGGTTCTGTTTTTGGTTAGTAGATTCAGTCCTTCGGAGTGGAAGGTGGACGAGAAGACAATCAGTAATGACTTTACCATCTCTAACAGTTTATGGTATTCATTGGGTGCGTTCATGCAGCAAGGGTGTGATATTTCACCAAA GGCTATTTCAGGGAGGATAGTTGGGAGCGTTTGGTGGTTTTTTACCTTAATAATAATTTCATCGTACACAGCCAATCTTGCAGCGTTTTTGACGGTAGACCGAATGAATACGCCCATCAGCTCAGTCGAAGATCTtgccaaacaaacaaaaatccaGTATGGCTGTCTTAAAAGTGGGGCTACGTATGAATTTTTCAAA AAATCAAAGTTTGCATTATATGAAAGGATGTATGCTTATATGACGTCAGCAGAAAACGTGTTTGTAAAAGAAAACGATGAAGGATACGAGAAAGTCAGAGCCTCGAATGGAAAGAAATACGCCTTCCTGGTGGAGTCAACAACCAACGAATACATTAACAACCAGAAACCGTGCAACACCATGAAAGTAGGCTCCAATCTAGATTCAAAGGGATACGGTATAGCTACTCCCGTCGATTCCCAACTCAG AGACCCGTTGACACTTGCTGTGTTGCAGCTTCGCGAAAACGGAGAATTGGATCGCCTTAAGAAAAAATGGTGGTATGAAAATTCCCAGTGTGATCCTGATACTGAAAag GACCCGTCCCAGGCTGAATTAACACTGGAGAACGTGGCGGGAATCTTCTACATTTTGTCCTGTGGGTTGACACTGTCTGTTGTTATCGCTGCCATAGaatttctatataaatcagtgGTTGATTCTAAAAAAGCAAAG ACATCATTTGGATCCATGGTTCGATGCAAGGCTCGTTTGTCATTCCGTGGTTCTCTGGACGACAGCTCCATCCCAAATACCCCCCAGAAGAAACAAACAGCAACG tacacTTACACTGGACCCGTCCAAGTTCCCGAATATGAACCATATCCCGATAACAACACCCACACACAAGTGTAA